Proteins from a single region of Trichomycterus rosablanca isolate fTriRos1 chromosome 16, fTriRos1.hap1, whole genome shotgun sequence:
- the limk1b gene encoding LIM domain kinase 1 — MSQQDERYRRKIKARCCECNSALSHHYYERDGQFFCKKDYWARFGEQCHGCSEIITTGVIMVAGEHKYHSECFICENCSMFIGDGDSYILVEHSKLFCGYCYSQNVSARHPGAECSGLPHTVALVSFPPSGKSRTGLSLSVEDCPVNGNSPVIRVSQFDSQTSSPEIKGIIHVGDSVLEINGVSVQSIPLDEIDLVVHDIERCLKLTVEHNPNDLSTQEDPLGLLPEEAERPGKLDFTPETHAVRHRSKNILRSCSIEKCPGSQNHLALLSHRRNINRSESLRVDSFDKTQRIFRPSDLIYGEVLGRGFFGQAIKVTHQQTGEVMVMKELLRYDEDTQKTFLKEVKVMRCLDHPNVLKFIGVLYKDKRVNFISEYVPGGTLRETIEKMDSDYPWSRRVSYAKDIAAGMAYLHSMNIIHRDLNSHNCFVRKNQSVVVADFGLARLVMEDKAQRSNSSSDPVSKLSKPQRKKRYTVVGNPYWMAPEMIRGISYDERVDVFSFGIIVCEIIGRVYADPDYLPRTMEFGLGVNEFLKSYHPPECPPALFPLAALCCDTEAGKRPSFAKLEEWLGSLLMHLDIRLPLISELDKVRQAFWENHCHPQQANRLTSEQKETKVPS, encoded by the exons GTGGCAGGAGAGCACAAGTATCATTCGGAATGTTTCATCTGTGAAAACTGCAGCATGTTCATCGGTGATGGAGATTCATACATCCTGGTGGAGCATTCCAAATTATTCTG TGGGTACTGTTACAGTCAGAATGTATCAGCAAGACATCCAGGCGCAGAATGTTCCGGGCTTCCTCATACAGTGGCATTGGTATCGTTCCCTCCTTCAGGCAAGAGCAGGACGGGTCTTTCCCTCAGCGTGGAAGACTGTCCTGTCAATGGAAACAGCCCCGTAATCAGAGTATCTCA ATTCGATTCACAAACAAGCAGTCCTGAGATTAAAGGAATTATTCATGTTGGAGACTCTGTCCTTGAAATAAATGGAGTATCAGTTCAGAGCATTCCCCTCGATGAG ATCGACTTGGTGGTCCATGACATTGAGCGCTGCCTGAAACTCACTGTTGAACACAACCCGAATGACCTTTCTACTCAAGAAGATCCACTTGGCCTGCTGCCGGAAGAGGCTGAACGACCAGGAAAATTAGACTTTACCCCTGAGACCCATGCTGTCCGCCATCGCTCCAAAAACATTCT ACGCAGTTGCAGTATTGAAAAATGCCCAGGTTCCCAAAACCATTTGGCACTGCTCTCCCACAGAAGAAACATTAATCGCTCCGAGTCTTTGCGCGTCGATTCATTCGACAAGACACAGCGCATCTTCCGTCCCTCTGACCTTATATATGGGGAGGTTCTAGGACGAGGCTTCTTTGGACAAGCCATTAAG GTCACACATCAGCAGACAGGAGAGGTCATGGTGATGAAGGAACTACTTCGTTATGATGAAGACACACAGAAAACCTTTCTTAAGGAG GTAAAAGTGATGCGCTGTCTGGATCACCCAAATGTGCTAAAATTTATCGGCGTCCTCTACAAAGACAAGAGAGTAAACTTCATCTCTGAGTATGTCCCAGGAGGAACTCTGAGGGAAACGATTGAGAAAATG GACAGTGATTACCCCTGGAGCCGTAGAGTAAGCTATGCAAAGGACATTGCTGCAGGAATG GCCTACCTGCATTCCATGAACATTATCCATCGAGATCTAAATTCACATAACTGCTTTGTCAGAAAG AACCAGTCTGTAGTGGTGGCTGACTTTGGGCTGGCCCGGCTCGTGATGGAGgataaagctcaaagaagtaaTTCCTCTTCTGATCCTGTGTCAAAGCTGAGTAAGCCACAGCGAAAGAAAAGGTATACAGTGGTGGGAAACCCGTATTGGATGGCACCTGAAATGATCCGAG GAATTAGCTATGACGAACGTGTGGATGTCTTCTCCTTTGGAATAATTGTCTGTGAG ATTATTGGCAGAGTGTACGCTGATCCAGACTATCTGCCCCGTACTATGGAATTTGGACTTGGCGTGAACGAATTTCTAAAGAGCTACCATCCTCCAGAATGTCCACCTGCTTTGTTTCCTCTTGCTGCTCTTTGCTGTGACACAGAAGCTGGAAAACG ACCATCATTTGCCAAGTTAGAGGAATGGCTGGGAAGTTTGCTGATGCATTTGGACATCAGACTACCTCTAATCTCAGAACTGGATAAGGTGCGGCAAGCATTTTGGGAAAACCACTGCCATCCCCAACAAGCTAACCGTTTAACATCtgaacaaaaagaaacaaaagtgcCAAGTTAG
- the LOC134330305 gene encoding septin-5-like, translating to MISQGAESTTAETEMTSQDATEEIESEVDACSTSTLCYTSPLPMHRWVRLVDPADCSINPLSSSYLPCIPWGTHNPFNSLEVSSQDQEKEYVGFATLPCQIQRKSVKKGFEFTLMVVGESGLGKSTLISSLFLTDVYTDMTFFNAQERIHKTVAIKKKTVNTVEKGVKLRLNIVDTPGFGDALDNSNSWKAMVDYIDQQFEQYRSAEISLNRKNIQDNRVHCCLYFISPYGHGLKPIDVEFMKALHEKVNIVPVLAKADCFTRSEIHTMKTKILHEIDKHRIKIYQFPECDIDDDEVFKKQDLELKRSIPYAVIGSNTIVERDGRKLRGRLYPWGFVEVENLAHCDFVHLRNMLICTHMQDLKDMTEDTLYERYRTRILCQAKAST from the exons ATGATCAGTCAGGGGGCAGAGAGTACCACTGCAGAAACTGAGATGACCAGTCAGGATGCCACAGAAGAAATTGAGAGTGAGGTTGATGCCTGCTCTACCAGCACCCTTTGCTACACATCCCCATTGCCTATGCACAGGTGGGTCCGGCTTGTGGATCCAGCTGATTGCAGCATCAACCCACTGTCATCCTCCTATCTTCCATGTATTCCCTGGGGAACCCACAACCCATTCAACTCACTTGAAGTGTCATCACAG GACCAAGAAAAGGAATATGTTGGCTTTGCAACATTGCCATGCCAAATCCAACGGAAATCAGTAAAAAAGGGATTTGAGTTCACCTTGATGGTTGTTG GTGAATCTGGTTTGGGCAAGTCCACTCTTATCAGCAGTCTCTTCCTTACAGATGTATACACTGACATGACTTTTTTTAATGCTCAAG aaaggatacATAAGACTGTAGCAATTAAGAAAAAGACTGTGAATACTGTTGAAAAGGGAGTTAAGCTACGGCTCAACATTGTGGATACTCCGGGTTTCGGAGATGCACTTGACAACAGCAACAG CTGGAAAGCCATGGTTGATTACATTGACCAACAGTTTGAGCAGTACCGAAGTGCAGAGATCAGTCTGAATCGTAAGAACATTCAAGACAATCGGGTGCACTGCTGCTTGTACTTCATCTCACCTTATGGTCATGG CCTCAAACCGATTGATGTGGAGTTTATGAAAGCCCTCCATGAGAAAGTTAACATTGTGCCTGTGCTGGCGAAAGCAGACTGCTTTACCCGCTCAGAGATTCATACTATGAAAACCAAG ATTTTGCATGAAATTGACAAACACAGGATCAAAATCTACCAGTTTCCAGAATGTGATATAGACGATGATGAGGTCTTTAAAAAGCAGGACCTTGAGCTGAAG agaagcATCCCCTATGCAGTAATTGGGAGCAACACTATAGtggagagagacggtcggaaaTTGCGAGGTCGTCTTTATCCATGGGGTTTTGTAGAAG TGGAAAACCTTGCTCATTGTGACTTTGTGCATCTGAGGAACATGCTGATTTGTACACACATGCAAGACCTGAAGGACATGACTGAGGACACACTGTACGAGAGATACCGCACTCGCATCTTATGCCAGGCCAAAGCATCAACATG A